Proteins from one Gasterosteus aculeatus chromosome 11, fGasAcu3.hap1.1, whole genome shotgun sequence genomic window:
- the btr30 gene encoding bloodthirsty-related gene family, member 30 isoform X1 produces MAEAPDVFSEQELTCSICLDLFDEPVSTPCGHNYCQACIGGYWASSSVCTCPLCKRQFEERPQLSVNKVFALIANKYKASRYGTAGFPTPLSKGTQQGDAGAPPSGEEVVWCDVCTGVKEPAVSSCLTCTASYCALHLQPHRTTSFYSRHPLMDPQEALRGRTCPAHHRLLEVFCRTCQRCICAICVLEEHRTHQTVSVQTERLGKQKQVARTEQEILNRIREKESRVTHLKKKLEGVKNYADGERAEVEHLLDQLTGSLARIRSQLVGGIDNQLDMVMVKGEGLVSRLEAELGQLMDRRAMLEVQAVSQDHIGFLQSFNEATSPLSEEHEEVDVEDFSLHFQLMEVKSSLSDLKEKMEDLRTGDEVPRGSVSSGDLMAAESMLSLRGSTASLRKSQWSLKERKRNKVVSGHKKARVYMEDVTLNPVTAYPFLILSEDRKQVKRGEKLQFYRTSQQRFDVWSCVIAKETFSTGRHYWEVFVGDSKDWKLGVVSESAPRKGLFDMSPSNGYYAIWWSGSQLRALTAPPLTKVKGPPKLRQVGVFLDVDEGQVSFYNVKSGSEIYSFTGSSEFTERMFPLLGTGDKDVPLVLMTSQHQLA; encoded by the exons ATGGCGGAGGCTCCAGACGTGTTCTCAGAGCAGGAGTTGACCTGCTCCATCTGTCTGGACCTGTTTGACGAGCCCGTCTCCACTCCGTGTGGTCACAACTACTGCCAG GCGTGCATTGGAGGCTACTGGGCCTCCAGCTCCGTGTGCACATGTCCTCTGTGTAAGAGACAGTTTGAGGAACGTCCTCAACTCAGCGTCAACAAAGTCTTCGCTCTCATCGCCAATAAATACAAAGCGTCTCGTTACGGCACGGCAGGGTTTCCCACGCCGCTCAGCAAGGGGACGCAGCAGGGGGACGCCGGTGCCCCCCCGTCTGGTGAAGAGGTGGTGTGGTGTGATGTGTGCACGGGAGTCAAAGAGCCCGCGGTCTCCTCCTGTCTCACCTGCACCGCTTCCTACTGCGCTCTGCACCTGCAGCCGCACCGCACCACCTCCTTCTACTCCCGACACCCGCTGATGGACCCGCAGGAGGCCCTCAGGGGCCGTACATGCCCCGCCCACCACCGCCTTCTGGAG GTGTTCTGTCGGACGTGTCAGCGCTGCATCTGTGCCATCTGCGTCCTGGAGGAACATCGGACCCACCAGACGGTGTCGGTGCAGACTGAGCGGCTCGGAAAACAG AAACAGGTGGCGAGGACGGAGCAGGAGATCCTGAACCGgatcagagagaaagagagtcgTGTGACTCatctgaagaagaagctggagggTGTGAAG aacTACGCAGACGGGGAGCGGGCAGAGGTGGAGCACCTCCTGGATCAGTTGACCGGCTCCTTGGCGCGGATCCGGTCTCAGTTGGTGGGCGGCATCGACAACCAGCTGGACATGGTGATGGTGAAGGGGGAGGGGCTAGTAAGCCGCCTCGAAGCGGAGCTCGGCCAGCTGATGGACAGAAGAGCTATGCTGGAGGTCCAGGCGGTCAGTCAGGACCACATCGGCTTCCTGCAG agCTTTAACGAGGCCACCTCTCCTCTGTCTGAGGAGCACGAGGAGGTGGACGTGGAGGACTTCTCTCTTCACTTCCAGCTGATGGAGGTGAAGAGTTCTCTGTCAGATTTGAAGGAAAAGATGGAGGATTTAAGGACGGGAGACGAGGTTCCCAGAGGATCAG tgtcgtCAGGTGACCTGATGGCAGCAGAGAGCATGCTCAGTCTGAGAGGAAGCACAGCCAGTCTGAGGAAGAGTCAGTGGTCCCTGAAAG AGCGGAAGAGGAACAAAGTGGTCTCAG GACACAAGAAGGCCCGGGTCTACATGG AGGACGTGACCCTGAACCCGGTGACGGCCTACCCGTTCCTCATCCTGTCCGAGGACCGGAAGCAGGTGAAGCGGGGCGAGAAGCTCCAGTTCTACCGGACTAGCCAGCAACGCTTCGACGTCTGGTCCTGCGTCATCGCCAAGGAGACCTTCAGCACGGGCCGCCACTACTGGGAG GTGTTTGTCGGGGACAGTAAGGACTGGAAGCTGGGCGTGGTCAGCGAGTCGGCCCCCAGGAAAGGCCTCTTTGACATGAGCCCCTCCAACGGGTACTACGCCATCTGGTGGAGCGGCAGCCAGCTGAGAGCGCTCACTGCCCCCCCGCTCACCAAG GTGAAGGGTCCCCCGAAGCTGCGACAGGTGGGCGTGTTCCTTGACGTGGACGAGGGACAGGTGTCCTTCTACAACGTGAAGTCGGGCTCAGAGATCTACAGCTTCACAGGATCCTCAGAGTTCACAGAGAGGATGTTTCCCCTGCTGGGGACCGGAGACAAAGACGTCCCCCTCGTCCTCATGACCTCGCAGCACCAGCTGGCCTGA
- the btr30 gene encoding bloodthirsty-related gene family, member 30 isoform X7 has product MAEAPDVFSEQELTCSICLDLFDEPVSTPCGHNYCQACIGGYWASSSVCTCPLCKRQFEERPQLSVNKVFALIANKYKASRYGTAGFPTPLSKGTQQGDAGAPPSGEEVVWCDVCTGVKEPAVSSCLTCTASYCALHLQPHRTTSFYSRHPLMDPQEALRGRTCPAHHRLLEVFCRTCQRCICAICVLEEHRTHQTVSVQTERLGKQKQVARTEQEILNRIREKESRVTHLKKKLEGVKNYADGERAEVEHLLDQLTGSLARIRSQLVGGIDNQLDMVMVKGEGLVSRLEAELGQLMDRRAMLEVQAVSQDHIGFLQSFNEATSPLSEEHEEVDVEDFSLHFQLMEVKSSLSDLKEKMEDLRTGDEVPRGSGDLMAAESMLSLRGSTASLRKSQWSLKGHKKARVYMEDVTLNPVTAYPFLILSEDRKQVKRGEKLQFYRTSQQRFDVWSCVIAKETFSTGRHYWEVFVGDSKDWKLGVVSESAPRKGLFDMSPSNGYYAIWWSGSQLRALTAPPLTKVKGPPKLRQVGVFLDVDEGQVSFYNVKSGSEIYSFTGSSEFTERMFPLLGTGDKDVPLVLMTSQHQLA; this is encoded by the exons ATGGCGGAGGCTCCAGACGTGTTCTCAGAGCAGGAGTTGACCTGCTCCATCTGTCTGGACCTGTTTGACGAGCCCGTCTCCACTCCGTGTGGTCACAACTACTGCCAG GCGTGCATTGGAGGCTACTGGGCCTCCAGCTCCGTGTGCACATGTCCTCTGTGTAAGAGACAGTTTGAGGAACGTCCTCAACTCAGCGTCAACAAAGTCTTCGCTCTCATCGCCAATAAATACAAAGCGTCTCGTTACGGCACGGCAGGGTTTCCCACGCCGCTCAGCAAGGGGACGCAGCAGGGGGACGCCGGTGCCCCCCCGTCTGGTGAAGAGGTGGTGTGGTGTGATGTGTGCACGGGAGTCAAAGAGCCCGCGGTCTCCTCCTGTCTCACCTGCACCGCTTCCTACTGCGCTCTGCACCTGCAGCCGCACCGCACCACCTCCTTCTACTCCCGACACCCGCTGATGGACCCGCAGGAGGCCCTCAGGGGCCGTACATGCCCCGCCCACCACCGCCTTCTGGAG GTGTTCTGTCGGACGTGTCAGCGCTGCATCTGTGCCATCTGCGTCCTGGAGGAACATCGGACCCACCAGACGGTGTCGGTGCAGACTGAGCGGCTCGGAAAACAG AAACAGGTGGCGAGGACGGAGCAGGAGATCCTGAACCGgatcagagagaaagagagtcgTGTGACTCatctgaagaagaagctggagggTGTGAAG aacTACGCAGACGGGGAGCGGGCAGAGGTGGAGCACCTCCTGGATCAGTTGACCGGCTCCTTGGCGCGGATCCGGTCTCAGTTGGTGGGCGGCATCGACAACCAGCTGGACATGGTGATGGTGAAGGGGGAGGGGCTAGTAAGCCGCCTCGAAGCGGAGCTCGGCCAGCTGATGGACAGAAGAGCTATGCTGGAGGTCCAGGCGGTCAGTCAGGACCACATCGGCTTCCTGCAG agCTTTAACGAGGCCACCTCTCCTCTGTCTGAGGAGCACGAGGAGGTGGACGTGGAGGACTTCTCTCTTCACTTCCAGCTGATGGAGGTGAAGAGTTCTCTGTCAGATTTGAAGGAAAAGATGGAGGATTTAAGGACGGGAGACGAGGTTCCCAGAGGATCAG GTGACCTGATGGCAGCAGAGAGCATGCTCAGTCTGAGAGGAAGCACAGCCAGTCTGAGGAAGAGTCAGTGGTCCCTGAAAG GACACAAGAAGGCCCGGGTCTACATGG AGGACGTGACCCTGAACCCGGTGACGGCCTACCCGTTCCTCATCCTGTCCGAGGACCGGAAGCAGGTGAAGCGGGGCGAGAAGCTCCAGTTCTACCGGACTAGCCAGCAACGCTTCGACGTCTGGTCCTGCGTCATCGCCAAGGAGACCTTCAGCACGGGCCGCCACTACTGGGAG GTGTTTGTCGGGGACAGTAAGGACTGGAAGCTGGGCGTGGTCAGCGAGTCGGCCCCCAGGAAAGGCCTCTTTGACATGAGCCCCTCCAACGGGTACTACGCCATCTGGTGGAGCGGCAGCCAGCTGAGAGCGCTCACTGCCCCCCCGCTCACCAAG GTGAAGGGTCCCCCGAAGCTGCGACAGGTGGGCGTGTTCCTTGACGTGGACGAGGGACAGGTGTCCTTCTACAACGTGAAGTCGGGCTCAGAGATCTACAGCTTCACAGGATCCTCAGAGTTCACAGAGAGGATGTTTCCCCTGCTGGGGACCGGAGACAAAGACGTCCCCCTCGTCCTCATGACCTCGCAGCACCAGCTGGCCTGA
- the btr30 gene encoding bloodthirsty-related gene family, member 30 isoform X6, translating to MAEAPDVFSEQELTCSICLDLFDEPVSTPCGHNYCQACIGGYWASSSVCTCPLCKRQFEERPQLSVNKVFALIANKYKASRYGTAGFPTPLSKGTQQGDAGAPPSGEEVVWCDVCTGVKEPAVSSCLTCTASYCALHLQPHRTTSFYSRHPLMDPQEALRGRTCPAHHRLLEVFCRTCQRCICAICVLEEHRTHQTVSVQTERLGKQVARTEQEILNRIREKESRVTHLKKKLEGVKNYADGERAEVEHLLDQLTGSLARIRSQLVGGIDNQLDMVMVKGEGLVSRLEAELGQLMDRRAMLEVQAVSQDHIGFLQSFNEATSPLSEEHEEVDVEDFSLHFQLMEVKSSLSDLKEKMEDLRTGDEVPRGSVSSGDLMAAESMLSLRGSTASLRKSQWSLKGHKKARVYMEDVTLNPVTAYPFLILSEDRKQVKRGEKLQFYRTSQQRFDVWSCVIAKETFSTGRHYWEVFVGDSKDWKLGVVSESAPRKGLFDMSPSNGYYAIWWSGSQLRALTAPPLTKVKGPPKLRQVGVFLDVDEGQVSFYNVKSGSEIYSFTGSSEFTERMFPLLGTGDKDVPLVLMTSQHQLA from the exons ATGGCGGAGGCTCCAGACGTGTTCTCAGAGCAGGAGTTGACCTGCTCCATCTGTCTGGACCTGTTTGACGAGCCCGTCTCCACTCCGTGTGGTCACAACTACTGCCAG GCGTGCATTGGAGGCTACTGGGCCTCCAGCTCCGTGTGCACATGTCCTCTGTGTAAGAGACAGTTTGAGGAACGTCCTCAACTCAGCGTCAACAAAGTCTTCGCTCTCATCGCCAATAAATACAAAGCGTCTCGTTACGGCACGGCAGGGTTTCCCACGCCGCTCAGCAAGGGGACGCAGCAGGGGGACGCCGGTGCCCCCCCGTCTGGTGAAGAGGTGGTGTGGTGTGATGTGTGCACGGGAGTCAAAGAGCCCGCGGTCTCCTCCTGTCTCACCTGCACCGCTTCCTACTGCGCTCTGCACCTGCAGCCGCACCGCACCACCTCCTTCTACTCCCGACACCCGCTGATGGACCCGCAGGAGGCCCTCAGGGGCCGTACATGCCCCGCCCACCACCGCCTTCTGGAG GTGTTCTGTCGGACGTGTCAGCGCTGCATCTGTGCCATCTGCGTCCTGGAGGAACATCGGACCCACCAGACGGTGTCGGTGCAGACTGAGCGGCTCGGAAAACAG GTGGCGAGGACGGAGCAGGAGATCCTGAACCGgatcagagagaaagagagtcgTGTGACTCatctgaagaagaagctggagggTGTGAAG aacTACGCAGACGGGGAGCGGGCAGAGGTGGAGCACCTCCTGGATCAGTTGACCGGCTCCTTGGCGCGGATCCGGTCTCAGTTGGTGGGCGGCATCGACAACCAGCTGGACATGGTGATGGTGAAGGGGGAGGGGCTAGTAAGCCGCCTCGAAGCGGAGCTCGGCCAGCTGATGGACAGAAGAGCTATGCTGGAGGTCCAGGCGGTCAGTCAGGACCACATCGGCTTCCTGCAG agCTTTAACGAGGCCACCTCTCCTCTGTCTGAGGAGCACGAGGAGGTGGACGTGGAGGACTTCTCTCTTCACTTCCAGCTGATGGAGGTGAAGAGTTCTCTGTCAGATTTGAAGGAAAAGATGGAGGATTTAAGGACGGGAGACGAGGTTCCCAGAGGATCAG tgtcgtCAGGTGACCTGATGGCAGCAGAGAGCATGCTCAGTCTGAGAGGAAGCACAGCCAGTCTGAGGAAGAGTCAGTGGTCCCTGAAAG GACACAAGAAGGCCCGGGTCTACATGG AGGACGTGACCCTGAACCCGGTGACGGCCTACCCGTTCCTCATCCTGTCCGAGGACCGGAAGCAGGTGAAGCGGGGCGAGAAGCTCCAGTTCTACCGGACTAGCCAGCAACGCTTCGACGTCTGGTCCTGCGTCATCGCCAAGGAGACCTTCAGCACGGGCCGCCACTACTGGGAG GTGTTTGTCGGGGACAGTAAGGACTGGAAGCTGGGCGTGGTCAGCGAGTCGGCCCCCAGGAAAGGCCTCTTTGACATGAGCCCCTCCAACGGGTACTACGCCATCTGGTGGAGCGGCAGCCAGCTGAGAGCGCTCACTGCCCCCCCGCTCACCAAG GTGAAGGGTCCCCCGAAGCTGCGACAGGTGGGCGTGTTCCTTGACGTGGACGAGGGACAGGTGTCCTTCTACAACGTGAAGTCGGGCTCAGAGATCTACAGCTTCACAGGATCCTCAGAGTTCACAGAGAGGATGTTTCCCCTGCTGGGGACCGGAGACAAAGACGTCCCCCTCGTCCTCATGACCTCGCAGCACCAGCTGGCCTGA
- the btr30 gene encoding bloodthirsty-related gene family, member 30 isoform X2 yields the protein MAEAPDVFSEQELTCSICLDLFDEPVSTPCGHNYCQACIGGYWASSSVCTCPLCKRQFEERPQLSVNKVFALIANKYKASRYGTAGFPTPLSKGTQQGDAGAPPSGEEVVWCDVCTGVKEPAVSSCLTCTASYCALHLQPHRTTSFYSRHPLMDPQEALRGRTCPAHHRLLEVFCRTCQRCICAICVLEEHRTHQTVSVQTERLGKQVARTEQEILNRIREKESRVTHLKKKLEGVKNYADGERAEVEHLLDQLTGSLARIRSQLVGGIDNQLDMVMVKGEGLVSRLEAELGQLMDRRAMLEVQAVSQDHIGFLQSFNEATSPLSEEHEEVDVEDFSLHFQLMEVKSSLSDLKEKMEDLRTGDEVPRGSVSSGDLMAAESMLSLRGSTASLRKSQWSLKERKRNKVVSGHKKARVYMEDVTLNPVTAYPFLILSEDRKQVKRGEKLQFYRTSQQRFDVWSCVIAKETFSTGRHYWEVFVGDSKDWKLGVVSESAPRKGLFDMSPSNGYYAIWWSGSQLRALTAPPLTKVKGPPKLRQVGVFLDVDEGQVSFYNVKSGSEIYSFTGSSEFTERMFPLLGTGDKDVPLVLMTSQHQLA from the exons ATGGCGGAGGCTCCAGACGTGTTCTCAGAGCAGGAGTTGACCTGCTCCATCTGTCTGGACCTGTTTGACGAGCCCGTCTCCACTCCGTGTGGTCACAACTACTGCCAG GCGTGCATTGGAGGCTACTGGGCCTCCAGCTCCGTGTGCACATGTCCTCTGTGTAAGAGACAGTTTGAGGAACGTCCTCAACTCAGCGTCAACAAAGTCTTCGCTCTCATCGCCAATAAATACAAAGCGTCTCGTTACGGCACGGCAGGGTTTCCCACGCCGCTCAGCAAGGGGACGCAGCAGGGGGACGCCGGTGCCCCCCCGTCTGGTGAAGAGGTGGTGTGGTGTGATGTGTGCACGGGAGTCAAAGAGCCCGCGGTCTCCTCCTGTCTCACCTGCACCGCTTCCTACTGCGCTCTGCACCTGCAGCCGCACCGCACCACCTCCTTCTACTCCCGACACCCGCTGATGGACCCGCAGGAGGCCCTCAGGGGCCGTACATGCCCCGCCCACCACCGCCTTCTGGAG GTGTTCTGTCGGACGTGTCAGCGCTGCATCTGTGCCATCTGCGTCCTGGAGGAACATCGGACCCACCAGACGGTGTCGGTGCAGACTGAGCGGCTCGGAAAACAG GTGGCGAGGACGGAGCAGGAGATCCTGAACCGgatcagagagaaagagagtcgTGTGACTCatctgaagaagaagctggagggTGTGAAG aacTACGCAGACGGGGAGCGGGCAGAGGTGGAGCACCTCCTGGATCAGTTGACCGGCTCCTTGGCGCGGATCCGGTCTCAGTTGGTGGGCGGCATCGACAACCAGCTGGACATGGTGATGGTGAAGGGGGAGGGGCTAGTAAGCCGCCTCGAAGCGGAGCTCGGCCAGCTGATGGACAGAAGAGCTATGCTGGAGGTCCAGGCGGTCAGTCAGGACCACATCGGCTTCCTGCAG agCTTTAACGAGGCCACCTCTCCTCTGTCTGAGGAGCACGAGGAGGTGGACGTGGAGGACTTCTCTCTTCACTTCCAGCTGATGGAGGTGAAGAGTTCTCTGTCAGATTTGAAGGAAAAGATGGAGGATTTAAGGACGGGAGACGAGGTTCCCAGAGGATCAG tgtcgtCAGGTGACCTGATGGCAGCAGAGAGCATGCTCAGTCTGAGAGGAAGCACAGCCAGTCTGAGGAAGAGTCAGTGGTCCCTGAAAG AGCGGAAGAGGAACAAAGTGGTCTCAG GACACAAGAAGGCCCGGGTCTACATGG AGGACGTGACCCTGAACCCGGTGACGGCCTACCCGTTCCTCATCCTGTCCGAGGACCGGAAGCAGGTGAAGCGGGGCGAGAAGCTCCAGTTCTACCGGACTAGCCAGCAACGCTTCGACGTCTGGTCCTGCGTCATCGCCAAGGAGACCTTCAGCACGGGCCGCCACTACTGGGAG GTGTTTGTCGGGGACAGTAAGGACTGGAAGCTGGGCGTGGTCAGCGAGTCGGCCCCCAGGAAAGGCCTCTTTGACATGAGCCCCTCCAACGGGTACTACGCCATCTGGTGGAGCGGCAGCCAGCTGAGAGCGCTCACTGCCCCCCCGCTCACCAAG GTGAAGGGTCCCCCGAAGCTGCGACAGGTGGGCGTGTTCCTTGACGTGGACGAGGGACAGGTGTCCTTCTACAACGTGAAGTCGGGCTCAGAGATCTACAGCTTCACAGGATCCTCAGAGTTCACAGAGAGGATGTTTCCCCTGCTGGGGACCGGAGACAAAGACGTCCCCCTCGTCCTCATGACCTCGCAGCACCAGCTGGCCTGA
- the btr30 gene encoding bloodthirsty-related gene family, member 30 isoform X3 yields MAEAPDVFSEQELTCSICLDLFDEPVSTPCGHNYCQACIGGYWASSSVCTCPLCKRQFEERPQLSVNKVFALIANKYKASRYGTAGFPTPLSKGTQQGDAGAPPSGEEVVWCDVCTGVKEPAVSSCLTCTASYCALHLQPHRTTSFYSRHPLMDPQEALRGRTCPAHHRLLEVFCRTCQRCICAICVLEEHRTHQTVSVQTERLGKQKQVARTEQEILNRIREKESRVTHLKKKLEGVKNYADGERAEVEHLLDQLTGSLARIRSQLVGGIDNQLDMVMVKGEGLVSRLEAELGQLMDRRAMLEVQAVSQDHIGFLQSFNEATSPLSEEHEEVDVEDFSLHFQLMEVKSSLSDLKEKMEDLRTGDEVPRGSGDLMAAESMLSLRGSTASLRKSQWSLKERKRNKVVSGHKKARVYMEDVTLNPVTAYPFLILSEDRKQVKRGEKLQFYRTSQQRFDVWSCVIAKETFSTGRHYWEVFVGDSKDWKLGVVSESAPRKGLFDMSPSNGYYAIWWSGSQLRALTAPPLTKVKGPPKLRQVGVFLDVDEGQVSFYNVKSGSEIYSFTGSSEFTERMFPLLGTGDKDVPLVLMTSQHQLA; encoded by the exons ATGGCGGAGGCTCCAGACGTGTTCTCAGAGCAGGAGTTGACCTGCTCCATCTGTCTGGACCTGTTTGACGAGCCCGTCTCCACTCCGTGTGGTCACAACTACTGCCAG GCGTGCATTGGAGGCTACTGGGCCTCCAGCTCCGTGTGCACATGTCCTCTGTGTAAGAGACAGTTTGAGGAACGTCCTCAACTCAGCGTCAACAAAGTCTTCGCTCTCATCGCCAATAAATACAAAGCGTCTCGTTACGGCACGGCAGGGTTTCCCACGCCGCTCAGCAAGGGGACGCAGCAGGGGGACGCCGGTGCCCCCCCGTCTGGTGAAGAGGTGGTGTGGTGTGATGTGTGCACGGGAGTCAAAGAGCCCGCGGTCTCCTCCTGTCTCACCTGCACCGCTTCCTACTGCGCTCTGCACCTGCAGCCGCACCGCACCACCTCCTTCTACTCCCGACACCCGCTGATGGACCCGCAGGAGGCCCTCAGGGGCCGTACATGCCCCGCCCACCACCGCCTTCTGGAG GTGTTCTGTCGGACGTGTCAGCGCTGCATCTGTGCCATCTGCGTCCTGGAGGAACATCGGACCCACCAGACGGTGTCGGTGCAGACTGAGCGGCTCGGAAAACAG AAACAGGTGGCGAGGACGGAGCAGGAGATCCTGAACCGgatcagagagaaagagagtcgTGTGACTCatctgaagaagaagctggagggTGTGAAG aacTACGCAGACGGGGAGCGGGCAGAGGTGGAGCACCTCCTGGATCAGTTGACCGGCTCCTTGGCGCGGATCCGGTCTCAGTTGGTGGGCGGCATCGACAACCAGCTGGACATGGTGATGGTGAAGGGGGAGGGGCTAGTAAGCCGCCTCGAAGCGGAGCTCGGCCAGCTGATGGACAGAAGAGCTATGCTGGAGGTCCAGGCGGTCAGTCAGGACCACATCGGCTTCCTGCAG agCTTTAACGAGGCCACCTCTCCTCTGTCTGAGGAGCACGAGGAGGTGGACGTGGAGGACTTCTCTCTTCACTTCCAGCTGATGGAGGTGAAGAGTTCTCTGTCAGATTTGAAGGAAAAGATGGAGGATTTAAGGACGGGAGACGAGGTTCCCAGAGGATCAG GTGACCTGATGGCAGCAGAGAGCATGCTCAGTCTGAGAGGAAGCACAGCCAGTCTGAGGAAGAGTCAGTGGTCCCTGAAAG AGCGGAAGAGGAACAAAGTGGTCTCAG GACACAAGAAGGCCCGGGTCTACATGG AGGACGTGACCCTGAACCCGGTGACGGCCTACCCGTTCCTCATCCTGTCCGAGGACCGGAAGCAGGTGAAGCGGGGCGAGAAGCTCCAGTTCTACCGGACTAGCCAGCAACGCTTCGACGTCTGGTCCTGCGTCATCGCCAAGGAGACCTTCAGCACGGGCCGCCACTACTGGGAG GTGTTTGTCGGGGACAGTAAGGACTGGAAGCTGGGCGTGGTCAGCGAGTCGGCCCCCAGGAAAGGCCTCTTTGACATGAGCCCCTCCAACGGGTACTACGCCATCTGGTGGAGCGGCAGCCAGCTGAGAGCGCTCACTGCCCCCCCGCTCACCAAG GTGAAGGGTCCCCCGAAGCTGCGACAGGTGGGCGTGTTCCTTGACGTGGACGAGGGACAGGTGTCCTTCTACAACGTGAAGTCGGGCTCAGAGATCTACAGCTTCACAGGATCCTCAGAGTTCACAGAGAGGATGTTTCCCCTGCTGGGGACCGGAGACAAAGACGTCCCCCTCGTCCTCATGACCTCGCAGCACCAGCTGGCCTGA
- the btr30 gene encoding bloodthirsty-related gene family, member 30 isoform X4 — MAEAPDVFSEQELTCSICLDLFDEPVSTPCGHNYCQACIGGYWASSSVCTCPLCKRQFEERPQLSVNKVFALIANKYKASRYGTAGFPTPLSKGTQQGDAGAPPSGEEVVWCDVCTGVKEPAVSSCLTCTASYCALHLQPHRTTSFYSRHPLMDPQEALRGRTCPAHHRLLEVFCRTCQRCICAICVLEEHRTHQTVSVQTERLGKQVARTEQEILNRIREKESRVTHLKKKLEGVKNYADGERAEVEHLLDQLTGSLARIRSQLVGGIDNQLDMVMVKGEGLVSRLEAELGQLMDRRAMLEVQAVSQDHIGFLQSFNEATSPLSEEHEEVDVEDFSLHFQLMEVKSSLSDLKEKMEDLRTGDEVPRGSGDLMAAESMLSLRGSTASLRKSQWSLKERKRNKVVSGHKKARVYMEDVTLNPVTAYPFLILSEDRKQVKRGEKLQFYRTSQQRFDVWSCVIAKETFSTGRHYWEVFVGDSKDWKLGVVSESAPRKGLFDMSPSNGYYAIWWSGSQLRALTAPPLTKVKGPPKLRQVGVFLDVDEGQVSFYNVKSGSEIYSFTGSSEFTERMFPLLGTGDKDVPLVLMTSQHQLA, encoded by the exons ATGGCGGAGGCTCCAGACGTGTTCTCAGAGCAGGAGTTGACCTGCTCCATCTGTCTGGACCTGTTTGACGAGCCCGTCTCCACTCCGTGTGGTCACAACTACTGCCAG GCGTGCATTGGAGGCTACTGGGCCTCCAGCTCCGTGTGCACATGTCCTCTGTGTAAGAGACAGTTTGAGGAACGTCCTCAACTCAGCGTCAACAAAGTCTTCGCTCTCATCGCCAATAAATACAAAGCGTCTCGTTACGGCACGGCAGGGTTTCCCACGCCGCTCAGCAAGGGGACGCAGCAGGGGGACGCCGGTGCCCCCCCGTCTGGTGAAGAGGTGGTGTGGTGTGATGTGTGCACGGGAGTCAAAGAGCCCGCGGTCTCCTCCTGTCTCACCTGCACCGCTTCCTACTGCGCTCTGCACCTGCAGCCGCACCGCACCACCTCCTTCTACTCCCGACACCCGCTGATGGACCCGCAGGAGGCCCTCAGGGGCCGTACATGCCCCGCCCACCACCGCCTTCTGGAG GTGTTCTGTCGGACGTGTCAGCGCTGCATCTGTGCCATCTGCGTCCTGGAGGAACATCGGACCCACCAGACGGTGTCGGTGCAGACTGAGCGGCTCGGAAAACAG GTGGCGAGGACGGAGCAGGAGATCCTGAACCGgatcagagagaaagagagtcgTGTGACTCatctgaagaagaagctggagggTGTGAAG aacTACGCAGACGGGGAGCGGGCAGAGGTGGAGCACCTCCTGGATCAGTTGACCGGCTCCTTGGCGCGGATCCGGTCTCAGTTGGTGGGCGGCATCGACAACCAGCTGGACATGGTGATGGTGAAGGGGGAGGGGCTAGTAAGCCGCCTCGAAGCGGAGCTCGGCCAGCTGATGGACAGAAGAGCTATGCTGGAGGTCCAGGCGGTCAGTCAGGACCACATCGGCTTCCTGCAG agCTTTAACGAGGCCACCTCTCCTCTGTCTGAGGAGCACGAGGAGGTGGACGTGGAGGACTTCTCTCTTCACTTCCAGCTGATGGAGGTGAAGAGTTCTCTGTCAGATTTGAAGGAAAAGATGGAGGATTTAAGGACGGGAGACGAGGTTCCCAGAGGATCAG GTGACCTGATGGCAGCAGAGAGCATGCTCAGTCTGAGAGGAAGCACAGCCAGTCTGAGGAAGAGTCAGTGGTCCCTGAAAG AGCGGAAGAGGAACAAAGTGGTCTCAG GACACAAGAAGGCCCGGGTCTACATGG AGGACGTGACCCTGAACCCGGTGACGGCCTACCCGTTCCTCATCCTGTCCGAGGACCGGAAGCAGGTGAAGCGGGGCGAGAAGCTCCAGTTCTACCGGACTAGCCAGCAACGCTTCGACGTCTGGTCCTGCGTCATCGCCAAGGAGACCTTCAGCACGGGCCGCCACTACTGGGAG GTGTTTGTCGGGGACAGTAAGGACTGGAAGCTGGGCGTGGTCAGCGAGTCGGCCCCCAGGAAAGGCCTCTTTGACATGAGCCCCTCCAACGGGTACTACGCCATCTGGTGGAGCGGCAGCCAGCTGAGAGCGCTCACTGCCCCCCCGCTCACCAAG GTGAAGGGTCCCCCGAAGCTGCGACAGGTGGGCGTGTTCCTTGACGTGGACGAGGGACAGGTGTCCTTCTACAACGTGAAGTCGGGCTCAGAGATCTACAGCTTCACAGGATCCTCAGAGTTCACAGAGAGGATGTTTCCCCTGCTGGGGACCGGAGACAAAGACGTCCCCCTCGTCCTCATGACCTCGCAGCACCAGCTGGCCTGA